The nucleotide sequence TTACATTCAAAACTCAAAAGTGTATGAAGATTTAGCAATAACGGTGGAGCTTGCATCACTAGATACTACCACAAGGAGTCACCAAAGTCAGAAATGTCCAAATTCTACACATGGTAGCTTTGAAGTTATACAGAATCAACTAACTAACATTGAATACTTACAAATTCAGGCTCATGCTTGTCGATGGGCAGAGGGGAGTAGTCCAGGGGGGTGCCCATGGAGCGCTGCTTGCCGAGCTTCCTCTTCTGCTCCTTGCGCAACGCGTGGACTTTTTTACTGTTCACAATGTCTTTGGGAAGGAGTGGCACTTTAGCTGGCTGCAGCTCCTCCGTAATCTCTGTGGTTAGGGTGTCCTCATGTTCCCGAGACTCGCGATCTGCAGTGGAGTAAATTAAAATGGTCAATGGTcaataaatgtcacatttttttaCCTATAACAAAGCTTTACACTCAGGCATTGACATCTTTATATATGTTGGATTAACTCCTCATAAGCAGATTATTtacagtagaataaaacataaTGTGAGAGAGTGTTTGGCACTGGCTGACAAGTTGCGCCTGCCCACTGCTGGAAATTAAGTAAATGGACTAAATAGAATTGCTTCACTCAAAGCTCCACCTCATAACAAGCTGCATGTTATCCATGTTGGCAAACAGTTAGTCTCCTTACACTTGCAGTAGACATTGGCATACATTTTTTAGAGTCACGTTTCTATCCAGATCACAAATGTAAGTCAAATATTCACTAtcattttagctctgttttggtctctacaaaCTCCTGTAGGGTATATAGCAAAGAAAAGCTTCATTATGTTCTCACGATGGTTGCAAACTTTacttgtctgctgtttggtgatgggcaggtagtgtacagtgggtttctCAGGGCATTTTTCTTATGAACAGCTGCCTGCCGCACATGGAATCAAGACTGATGAGAACTGTGAGACTGAAACTAAACAGTAAAGCTggcataaaaccaaaacaatgagctaaaagatgcAAAAATGCTTCGAAGAACTGAGGGAAAGTGCAGTTTTGGGTGATAGCACAATGCTTTTCACAGTGCGCATAGTCATTTGAGCCATTGTTgatataaaaacactgatttatgcAGCTTTAAAAGAAATTCACAAGCTCATAAGGTATACTGGGTAATTGCATCTATAATGGTCTTTGAGACAGTTCAATGTGTCTAGATTCAGTTGACTGCAAGAAGCAAGGACAGTTCAAAAGTGTGATGCTTGGTCCCATTTTTGGTAAAATGGTAATTGATAAGATATCAAACTCGAGTCACTGTCAAGATCCCGAAATCTGTAATTAAAAGTGTCAGAAAAAGAAGCTCTTTGTCATTGTACTGCTTTTTAATGTGAACATTCCCCATGTTTGTTTATATAATCTCCAGCATTACTTTGTAATGGAACTTGTCTTAAAATTTAATGTGAACTAGAACATAAAATTCAGGAATgtaaaatgtctctgtaaaggGTAATGTCTGATCTAATTACAGTCTTCATAGACCCATAATCAAGTATTACGAGGAACCAGTAAAACGGAGAGACGTGATTTATATTTGCAATATCTTTGcagtcactgaaaaacaaatctgcATAAATCAGAAATGTGAAGTTCTGCAGCTTGTTAGTGTTTCCCACATAAATACAATACCAGGTGCTTTTCCCGGGGTTTGTGCCACCAACTGTTGCTTACCATTTGTTTACAGAGGAGGGGAAGCTGGAGCTCTGATCAACAGCTGATGAACTCTTTCAGCTCACAGAGGAGTTTAAACTCCCACCAACCCCAACTTCCAACCCCCTTACTCTCTACTTATAGCATTGTTAAAAAGTAATGCTAAAACATCAACGTAGGATGAGTTAGAGCTACAAATGTCTTTTAATGTCCTTCATATATCGGTGAGACATGTTGGTCTTAAAGCTAGTTACACATAAATACAGACGCACAGACACCAGGCAGCACATATTTATGAGCATACAGGCCTCTGCAGCTTGGGAAAACTGCATCACATGTTGCACGACTGCCTACACAGTGCCTGGAAAATTTGCTAACACGTTATCTGGACTGCTAAACTTCAGCAGGGACTAACAGGCCTCAGAGTGTCGTAACTTAACAGCGACGTGTCCCAcattaaactgattcaaatgtCAAGCTGAGGAAAATCCAGTTGCTCTGAGGACTCGTATAAATGCTTGTACATTTCTGTCACATTTTATGCGATTCTTAGACGTAATTTCAGCTCCCCCAGGGGGCACTATGATCTCTTGATAGGATGTTCACAGGTTGAGGTCCTTTATCCTTAACCTAGCCCCCTCCCTACCCTCCTCTCCAATGTTTGGGGCTCAGCCTCTTAAGCCTGGACCCCCAGCCAGAGGTTCTTTGAGGCCACAGAAAGAAGCCCTCGGCTCCCTCCCACCCCTCACCCCCCCTTGGCTTAGCTGTACCATAAGTACAGAGTTATTGTGGGGACTTTGCCAGGCCCCAACTGGCCAAAGCGATGGTGCCAGTGGATGACCCTGGTTATATTTATCTGACAAGGAAACCCGCCGTGGTGCACAGGGCCAGACGCACTGAACCAGAGAGGAATGTTGGCTACGGACTACAGGCCGACTGCTGCTGAAAGACAAATCAACTTCCGTACAAGTATACGGACAAAAGAGAATAAgctggaaaatgtgatttaacAAGTTGCCATAATTCCGCTGATGGCCTGTTAGTACACAGCCACCGTAGAGAAAGGCACTGAGACGTAACAAGGACACGAGCGCCGAGAAACTGATGTTCAAAGAGCCTGACACAGCATGAGCGTCTGGAGTCCTCGGAAGGGGAGGGGTGGGGGACGTGGGGTGGGGGTGCAGGGTGATTACCAGAATTGGGTCTTTGGCTTCTGCGCTGCACTGCCGTCTCTTTGAAATTAATCTCACAACTCATGACTTGGCAGGCCTTGGTTTGTGTTTAGATATGTCCTTGTGTCTCCCCGCTCAGACTACGAGGCTATTACTTGCTATAAATAAATACGTCAAACGAGCATTCCTGTGTACACTGTGCATGTGACCACTGTGGAAAAACTCTTCATTTCTCCTGTACAGTCCAATAATTTCTCAGGGCACTTGATTAAAATGCCACATATTTGGCACCAAAATATGCTGTTGAAAATaagggctgtttttttttttttttttttttttacgtgcaTTCTTGTTTCATGTGTAATCTCATTTAAGCACATAAATGGCCAGGCTAAGAAAGGTCTGAGCCGTGGCACATCAATTATATCCACCTTACAAGTCAGTCACTTTGAgaaaatgtctctttccagaatgGTGTTAGAAACACAGGAAAGACACAGTTTTTCTTctgcatgttaaaaaaaaaagatgaatctTTTGTGGAGACAATGGTGTCTGACTTCTTTTCTCCTCCGCTCACAAAATGACCAGATTCAGCTTTTCTGAAGTGGGCTCTTCAGCGTAGCCACAAAAACTCAGTTTTTCCATGCTCAGGGTACCCAGCTTGTAAAGGAGGCTTAGAGGGTCTGTGTTTAACTCCTGACACTCAGCCAAGACGCTGGATGGGAGCCAAGTGAGCCAAGTCATGTGCAGCTCTTCCATTCAGCTGAGCCCAAAGCTGTGCtgctatctctctctctctctctctgcccgaGCTAAAGATTTCATTAGGACGAGAGGAGCCGAATAGCCAAAGGAGGTGCACCTGATACTTCTCTGTTTAAAAATTAACATCTGCACACAATTACGCTTCATGAATATCCCAAGTTTCTTATGGGCAGCAGTCCAAGCATGAAAGATAAGCTACCCCTTCTTTGgatttttctctcctctggaTCTTTAAGACTATAATAATACCATTTAGATTACCAAAAAAAGCCAGGACAATAGATTCTTCAGCCTTTTATTGGATTCCCCAGCATTACACCACGTTTGCTATGTCCAGCCTTTGATTAAGTCCGTCTCTGCGCTGCATCTGAAATTACATCTTTATAAGATGTAAGAGAGTCGTGAATAGAGGTGCTGTTTAATCGCAACAGGGGGTAGGACAAGATAATGTGGGGATAAATGAGCCTGAGGGCCTGTGTCATATAAAGCACGACGTTAGTAAGCCATCCTTCAGCCTCAGACTGCCTACACTACTTAATATTTGAAAGCAAGGCCATGGCCTGATAACCCTGCAGTTTCTAGAGCAGAAAGGGAGGTGTGAACAAACCAGAGGAGTTGTACAAGTCaaggagaatgtatgtgcaGCAGCACAAAAGTTAGGCCCTGGAAACCAAAGGAAAATGGATCACTGAGGCTTTTTAAATTTGTCGCAAAGTTATTTGCAGATAAAATTACACTGGAGTTAAACCTTATGGCATGGATGGCCAgttgcattttcaaaatgtgacaGATCGGATACACCCTCTGCACATGACTTGACAGCAGTGCACAAAGGCCGGTTACATGAGAAGACTAAGAGACTGATGACTCCAATCCAGTTGGAGCAGTAAGAACATAAAGGCTTTATCGAATGTTCTGTCCATGACTTGTGTATACAGCCCCCAAGTGTAAGGGAATTATTTTCTGACCCTTATGTCCTGTTGCTTCCGTGGTATTTCTGTTGCTCGGCCTTGTGCGTGGTCTCAGTCAGCTTCTGAAAAATGCAGGAAATAACGCTTCCCATGGTATTGTGCACACAGAATATGTTCATTGCAATCAAAAAGTTTCCTGCTTTTCTGAATGCACGGTATAAATAGCAACAAGAACAATTCAAGGATTGTAAATCACAAAACAGGACTTATGAGAGGATGCAAAATCTTTCCAAGAGGGAAATGCTGGTGTAGGTAAGCAAACTGTCTGACCTGTTTAGAGTCTCTTCCACGGCCCAAATCAATGCTCGATTCATGTTGAAAAGCAGCATTATCAGAGCAAGGCGCACGGCTCTTTTACTGTACATTCCTAATTTTGGTTTGAGGTCTCGTCCTACATCAGAGTTTGGGTTTTCAACAAGCCACATGGACGGACGCAACCTCTTTTTGGGTCACCATCACCACAGCACAATTGCTGGGTGTGACGATGTTCTAACTCCCCAGTGGCAGGAGCAGCTATTTTGGCGAGAGTTGAGCACTCCTGGGTGTACTGTACAAAGCTGATCTCCCAGCAGCATTAGAAGGAAACATCACAGCAGGAGAAGAACTTCAACATTGATTAATTAGTTTTGGGTTTGCAGTATAACAGCATGAATAAAAGCACATCTGAGAATGAGCAAATTGTACCATGATACAAACACCTTCTGAAGTAACCTATTGGAATGCTTTTAAGTCACCAAAACTGAAAATCAATTTCAATTATTATGAAGTATCTAGGAAAAAGCACCATCCAATGACAACCATGAGTTTACCTACTGGTaagggtgggcgatatggccaaAATCTTTTATCACGGTAACTACCTCACATGATACTTGATGCTAAAAGAttcacaacagtaaaactaaaactgcTTTAAAATGGAAAATTTATGTTTcatgaaaacaataatttaaagtGTTAGAGGTTTTTgtatttacaactttattctcttTCATGTCTGCTTAAATGATGTTACCTTGCGAGGCAGCTGAATTTGGGAAATCACGCGAGAATTCCAAGATCACATGGTAATCCAGCCCTGATTTGCCACCTATGCTGCGTCACATTTACCTCGGAAGTCTGAGCTCAGAGCTGGGAAGGATGTCACACCCAAGTTGACCGTATTGCAGTACAACAAGTCGGAAAATCAAGATGCCGTATGCAATACCAGTTCTGGCTAGGTTAGCCATTATTAGTAATACCAGTTGGTAACAACACATTAAGCTGCATTTTGCAAATACAAACATAGTAacaacatgtccacagatagaAGTTGGACAGGACTGTGTGTATGACTGCTTTAGTGAGACACAAACAAGGCAGAAGTGCTGATTAACGGTATAATACCACAGCTTTCACTACTGTTGATGAGTGAAGCATCCATCTTGAATTTTGAGGTCAGAGTTGGTGAGGTTCCTCTGACTTTCCCAGCTGGACAACTGACTTCAGGGGGCATTCCAGTTGGAATTTCCAACTTCCCAGTCCATATGGAGCACACTAATAACCTGCCCTGGATAGGTCCCGCGGTAGAAGTGGTACTGCCAAATCTCTAACAGTGGATACATTTCTACCTACCAGGACAGGGCACAACAAAAACTTAGCCTGTCTCACATTCTGAGACAACACCAACATTTCAGAAAAGTCCCTGGAGCCTCTATTGTTTTCAAAATCCTAAGAAACTCAAGAGGCCTATTTCTGGTCCCTTCTCGCACCATGCTAACATGTAACCAGGTGTTGGAGGTGAGATTACAGTacacaggtcaggtgtaaaCACGTGACATCATTTTAAATCCCAGCATGTGGTCATCCTTGCCTTTATTGAATCACATGCTCCTCACATAGAAAGACTGCAGCAAGTGCTGATTTCTTTCACAGCTGTTGCCACCAGCAGGCTAGGTGTCAGTGACCAATAAGCTGTACAAATACCACTGTAAAGTTTTATAGGGAGAAATCAGGCAAGTGTGCCAAAGAGGCTATGAGATTGCCAGCGACAGCTCCACTACTCTGGACTGTCCCTATGATCATACTGTGCCTCAAAGTGCTATGTGCAGACAAAACCAGTTCTACATCAACAGTATCAATGTCACATCTAAGAAACCGGGTTCTCTACATTTTCTTGGCATCACATTTTCCACGAATTGCGTGCTTCTTCTCCCGAAGTCCTCATGTGATATCTTGACAAAATGACCTTTCAAAATAATTCTCCCTAGCACCTGCAACAGATCAGTTGCAGCATGCTAAGCTTTCATTGCACTGTCTCAGATGTTCAAGGTGAGACGGATAGAAAGCCACATACAGTCTTTCCTTTCGCATGAGCCCATCATGAAGTTGTCAGGCAGCTGGGGCCACACGTGACCGGGGCTATATCGAACGTGGCATGTCCGTATGAGCACGCAACGTCCACAGCAGACAGAGTACAGTGGCTGGTTGTCATTAGCCTGAGTGTACGGTCGGAGAGAATCAGCGTTTTACCACTCGCTTTAGTTTCTCAGCTACGACCCAACAACCAGCTGTGTCAGTGAGGCTGTGGACATGGAAAAAGCAGATGGTGATCCTCAAAGTTGAATAGCTTTCTAAAAGTATGTGATGACAAGTGATTCTGTATGGTGCTTAGACATGAGAACGCAGTGTGACCATACATATGTGAAGTTCTCTGGCAAACATTAAGAATCACAAGTCTGCAGTTGCTTGACTTACTCATGATTGTAAATATCAATGACAAAGACGTGAcatgtgaaaaatcaccaactCCGAAGCTGTCTGGCAACAAGTAAAAACTGCATCTACACATGCAGAGAGCCAAGAGAAATGTAAAGCATTAAAGTTGTCAGGAAAGGCACCAGGCTTCCTGTTGCTATGCTAATAAGGGGCATAGTATTTCTGTCCGTGAGTGTGGAGTATTCTGGATTTGGAACCACTCCCTAATCATCTTTTGTTTCTTGGCAAAGAACAATCTGTTAAAACATAAGGCCCTTTCAGAAGCTTGAAGGACGAGGGGCCCGCTGCTACAGTATGAAGTCATATCTGTTGGCAAGCTTTCCAGGGTCTGATTCACTTGTAGGGGGCTAACAAAGTCTGAGTGCCCCCACAGCACATGCCACCTCCTGTGCCTTACAATCCAAGCAACCCCTGGGATCACAGTGCAAGAGCGAAATGTGAATTAATGCACTGCCGGGACACGAACCCAGACGCAGAGCGATggccaggatttttttttcttacacgAGCAgtgaagggagggaggggggaggagtgtgggggggggggctgtagGATAGCAAAGATTCCTCTCTCCCATTGTTTGGCTGCCCCAGTCAATATTTAGTAGGCTGCGGACACTTGAGCTCCTCCTCCCTGTGTTTGGCTTGCTCAGCTGGTACAGCACACAGACAGCTGCAACCCCACACCACAGGAAACCAGAAGCTCACCTCACCAGTGCCCATCCGCGGAGCTGTTTGACAGAGGGCCCttgagaggaaagagagagccAGAGGCATTCTGCTGAATCACTGCGTTGTGACTGAGCGCCCATGCAATGAATGCACCGCCAGAGGCAGGAAAAGATGCTCTGATTACCTCTGTGGGCCAACAAAGAAGTCaggttctgtgtgtgtttttgtgtgtgtgtgtgtgtgtgtgtgtgtgtgtgtgtgtgtgtgtttgcatagcCAGAGTGAGACAAAACTGCCTGAGGTGTCATCATTCACAACAATCACACACAATGCACACCCAGACACCCACACAGCCCCGCCCAAGTATACATAagagcagacacacaaaacacacacacacacacacacacacacacacacacacacacacacacacacacagaactgagAGCCTACCTTGACTTCCTTCCAGTTCAAGATCAATGCTTTGCAAAACACAAGGTTTGCTGGGTATTTTTAGAACAACTGCATTCATGGACAAACCACATTGTGCTGTAATGTCATTAAGAGGAGAGGTGTTCTGCACGCTGGGTGCAAATAGCCTAATGACTCTGTCAACAGCCAAAATGAGCCCAGTGGCAGCCTATTTTATAGAATGAGGCGTGTAGCCAAACCCTTTGTGGTTACCACCTACTTATCTAGTTGTTGACAAGCTGCTAAAAGTCTGAGTGACAGTGAACCTCTCTGCTACACCAAGAAATACCTTAAATCATTCAAGGCTATtggctctgctctctctctccctctgtctgacTATCTCTAtgtctcttttctctgtgtctctctctcacgcaTACAGATTTAGTGGTAATCCGACTCTGAACACCACGCTAGGGGTAGCCTGCAGACCTAAATCTATCTAAATTCCGCTTTAACAAGACCAAACGTTTGCGGAGTGGCATCTCATTCCTTCCCATGTAGTCTATACAGTGGGACTTTTTCCTTATGTCTGGACAGATTTCACGTCTCAGGGTGCGAATGATattgaaaaggcaaaaaaagaaagaaagacataaaAGCTTAATGCGCTCTGGCGCGAGGATGGAAAATAGTGAGGTTTGACAGACACTTGTTACACTATGGTGGATATTAAAGGCGGTAATTTGCAGAATAAGCTCCACTTTAGGGGTTcccacatttttcctcttattaTTCCTTACATAAATACACTATCGTGCGGTGCACAGACTCCTTTTCATAAAGTTTTTCATTCGgttgagacatttttttttctagcaGCGGTGGAACCTCTTAAGAGAAGCGCGTTAAATAATTCGCCTTCaactgtaaatattttaaattgccTGGATCCCTACAGCCGCTCCTGGATCCCGCTAGACCGCAGTTTGACAGCCTCTGCCCCGCGCTGGAAGCTCAACACAGCCGGGACACGCCATGTGCGTTCACCGCAGCGGAGCCGCCCGCAACAGATGAACCGGCACCGCGCGCACACAACCCGACTGCTGGTCCACCTTGTGTTGTTATTATGAGGAGTCATAATGAGCAGCCGAACACAACTTACAGCTGGATACTGACTGCGGCAAccaaggtgtgtttgtgtcccttcAAAGGGCCGAGAGGAGGAATAAGCTCCTGCAGCCAGTTTAATCAAGGCAGTGGATAAAAGTTAATCAGATGGTACCTCAAAGTGCCATCTGTCAAACAAACGCTCTGTCAGAGAGCACTGGTGGCGGCTACTTATGTTCTACTACACTGCATCTCATGGTGAGTAAAGGGACCCACCTGGAGTCTTTAGATGAGGCAAAAACACATAATCAATAATGCAATTTAACGAATGATAGGATTTATCATGAAAGACACTCGATTGTGGTTTTAATAATTCCTGCTCCACGCTGCCATcccacagcagcacacagcgGATCCCCACATGGGACAAGATATCATCAAACACTGCTCcactgaggagagaggagacccTGCTGTCCTGGACACTTTTGCATTGATGCGTCTCTAACTGCAGCCGCACACATTCTCAAGTCACCATTCGGTCCCGAGCATGCATTCAGTCAGCCAGCCGGTGCGCGTCTTACCTATGGGCGGGTGCGCAGGTTTGTATCCTTTCTCGTTGGTGCACACTCCCCTGCCGTGGAGAAGGGCGTGCAGGGGTTTCTCCTCCCCGCTCCTCGGCAGGCAGCGGAGGCCCTGGGTGCACGTCCCGGTGTAAACGCCGCACGCCTGTCCCTCAGACAGGGCGCATGTTAGGCAGCAGCCGCAGCCCGGCTCCTTGACCAGCTGGCAGCCGACCGGGACCGGAGGGCACATGGACAGCGCCTTCTGGTCACAAGGCTCACACGGCACGTATGAGCCCAAACACCCGGACAGCCCCAAGATAAATGTCACCAAGAGGCAAAAACTCAGAAACATTGTTGGTGTTCTCTTCAGTTATAGCATAAACCTCAAAATGCgaagaggagggggaaaaaagtagaCTGGTCTAATGAGCACAATGCCTCAGTCAGATAATCCGATTTTTAAAAGCTAAAGCCAAGAGTCTTTATCCCAGAGTGTTGCTATCTGTTTCAAAAACATTAATTACAGGCTTTGCGCCGTGCACCCTGCAAAAAAGAGTTCAAATGAGCAATTACAAATATATGTGCTATTTTTTTCCCGATGTGTCCTCTGCAGGAGCAAGGCTTTGCACAAAATCTCAACTTCTCTCCCCTTCAGTTTGGACTCCAGTACTTTCTCCACCAGAAGTTTCCTGAGCAGACTGATCAACTGGAGAGCTGCcttgcctttttaaaaacagcCGAGCCCAAACCCCTAACTATGAATACGCTAAACAGCAGGGAAGGGAGGCGCACTTGTTCCACGGCTTGGCAGGCggccaaacattttttttttcagcagcaggaGGATCGCTCTTTCACCCTGAAGGCTGAACTGATGCCGAGGTGCAAGAGGCAACAGCAGAGAGCAACGCAAAGCCTCATCAAAACATTTCAGCACAGAACACTCCTCAAAAGCTGCAGGCTTTCACTGTCTGTAGATTTGTAGCTTCTCGTTCTCCCCCCAGAAGATCTTTACAGTGctccacactgcaaaaaatgacATTCTCAACAAATCAAACGGACTCATTCTCTGCCATACAATCTTACTTGTGTGTAAAacaagcttctttttttttttcagtgtgtgagatAATTATCCTGGAGATTCATAGAAACAGTCCAAGATTAGAAAGCCTCTTTACAGTGCCACTTAATTCAAGAAAGACCTAATGTCTCCCACTTCACCTCATCACAGAGCAGTATTAGTCCTTGATTTGAAAATAATGTGCAAATTCCACTTTCATGAGTTTACAAACATCTGAAACTTTTATTCAGGTCTCAAGGAAACATCATTGTCTTACATCATAAGTGTTCTCAAGACGAATCACCGGTAACCCCCTTCTTGAGTCATAAGTGCCTCATTGTCACGGGTTAGGGAATATCCTCAGTAAGAAAAAGCACGATGGAGACATGTGAAGTGCATTCATGCTTGGAACAGAAAAGAAAGCACCGGCGtgaccatgtgtgtgttcattattGAATCACTGACTTATATAAGGGATGGAACAGGAAAATGGATTTgcaattcttcttcttctcagtCCAATTTACAGCTTTTCCACGCTGAGCTGTTTAGATAACACTCGCAGGGATACCTGCTCCGGTCCATAAGTCACCTGCACCTGTTGCTTCCATTGGACACCATTTGTGTTACAAATGTAGCCAGAAGGGAAATCCACCAACAtgcaccccctcccctctttctctgtgtcacacacacagacacatagacacagacagagagagagagagtcatgTGCAGGGAAGAAAGAAgggaacagagagaaaaaggaggggGGGTGTCACGAACTTTGAGATTTGAGGCAACAGCCTGACAACTTAAGTGCAACTGGGCTCTATTATTTTATAGCCTGTATGCAGAATAATGCCTGATTGCTTCAGCGTGTGCTCTGCTCGCACCACATATGCACTCTAAATCAGCCCGGCCGGGGCTGTTATTCCCATCTCTGCAGCTTTCAGGGCAGATTTTTCTTCCCTAAGTAATAGCAGAGTGTCAGGAAGCTGTATCGGTTGTCCTTCCCATATCCACTCACTGCTTGATAAACGGCCACGGTCATTTCCTAAACGTGGCTATCATTTAATCTAACCCCAGCATTTGCAGGCTGAGGATCCATAGAGAGGTGATTTACTCACGTTAGTTTAGCAGCTGGCCACTAGAAGGCACTGTTAACAATGATAAACTCTGCAGAGGAGCTGACTCACATGTCCTCTGGATATACTTAAGAAATCAGAGGAAAGACACACACTAACTGATAGACTACTACAGCCCTGTAGCTGTGATAGGACAACATAGTACTAGACTCTATGTTGCTTTTGTGTTGGTACACAAAATCCTAAAAACAGAGCTACtgaagtatttatttatacCAAAAATGTTCTCCATGGAATTAGTGACTGGATAATTACATAATCTTACTTATATGAAATTGAATTCACATGGACATTTCTAATTTTCTTTGGTTTAGCTTTCAGAATTTGTTTTCACCACAACATTAGTATGGCTCATGTTTAGTGTTTCCTTTACTTCAATTCAGCCATGATTGTTTAAAACTTGGTTTACAGAGGATGTCGAAGGGTTCCATAACCGCCGTTTACATATCTGGAccgcttttttcttttccatggCTTTTCCTCTGGTTTCCCTTACATGCCTCCATCCATGCTATCGCTTCCCATCTTTTGCATTCAACCATAAACATCTGGAGcgtactgacattttttttttcagagcttGACACAAAGGGACAGatcctgagaaaaaaaaaagagaggttACAAATTAATCCAGCAGCTGCAAGAACTGCACAGAGTGAACTGTGATGGTTAAACTTCTCACCAGCCAGCTCCACAGCGAAGGACTGCGGTGAGTCAGTGTTCCCTCCAAAACTAACAGGAGCGGCAAAACCCAGCAAGAGCAAACTAAGACATGAATCTGAGCTACTTTGGCCAAACCCGAGCAGCGATAATGAACGGGATTAAGACAGTAAAGTAGTGTGGATTAATGATGCATCCACCAAATCTCAGCTGGGCATGAGATGATGGGTGAAGAGAGAGGATGACAAATTACAAGGAAAAAATGCTCCCAACAGAAGCTCCAGTTAAGGATGTACAATATTATACATGCTATCATCACTGAGAGAACACTGTGGTCTATTTTTCTGTTCTCATTTTCTGATAAATGCAAATGTTAATTCCCCAAAGATTTGCTCATGCATCAGTCCATCCGTCCCTCCCTCCGTCCCACCCTCCCTCTATCCATGGATCATTCTGTCAACACAGAAACAATAACTAAGCCTTGTACTGCACCAAAGTGCAAATTCTTGATGACTTCTTTGGGTGGTGGTAAGAAGACTAAAAGCAAGATCTAAGTGCCAGAAGACTCATCACCTGGCACTGCTATTTCCCAGAATCCCTCTAC is from Epinephelus moara isolate mb chromosome 7, YSFRI_EMoa_1.0, whole genome shotgun sequence and encodes:
- the LOC126393439 gene encoding insulin-like growth factor-binding protein 5, whose protein sequence is MFLSFCLLVTFILGLSGCLGSYVPCEPCDQKALSMCPPVPVGCQLVKEPGCGCCLTCALSEGQACGVYTGTCTQGLRCLPRSGEEKPLHALLHGRGVCTNEKGYKPAHPPIDRESREHEDTLTTEITEELQPAKVPLLPKDIVNSKKVHALRKEQKRKLGKQRSMGTPLDYSPLPIDKHEPEFGPCRRKLDGIIQGMKDTSRVMALSLYLPNCDRKGFFKRKQCKPSRGRKRGICWCVDKYGIQLPGTDYSGGDIQCKDLESSNNNE